One genomic segment of Desulforamulus reducens MI-1 includes these proteins:
- the def gene encoding peptide deformylase — protein sequence MIGKLGDPALRKVCKPVCEITPNILQLLNDMADTLRATPNGAALAAPQVGFLRRVVVIDLGNEKIELINPEIIEKSGEQVGSEGCLSLPGIWGRVKRSKFVKVKAMNREGEEILVEGKGLLARCLQHEIDHLDGILYIDHVAAGQLFLEQTNEPLDVYKLIQKSKENG from the coding sequence ATGATAGGAAAATTGGGAGACCCTGCCTTGCGTAAGGTATGTAAACCCGTATGCGAAATTACACCTAACATATTACAATTATTGAATGATATGGCGGATACACTCAGGGCTACGCCTAACGGTGCCGCATTAGCTGCACCCCAGGTGGGATTTCTGAGAAGAGTTGTAGTAATCGACCTAGGCAATGAAAAGATTGAATTGATTAACCCGGAAATCATAGAAAAATCTGGTGAACAAGTTGGTTCCGAGGGATGTTTATCCCTACCGGGTATCTGGGGCAGGGTGAAAAGGAGTAAATTTGTTAAAGTTAAGGCCATGAACAGAGAAGGGGAAGAAATTCTTGTGGAAGGAAAGGGGCTTTTGGCCCGCTGTCTACAGCATGAGATTGACCATTTAGATGGTATTTTATATATTGACCATGTTGCTGCGGGGCAGCTTTTCCTTGAGCAGACAAATGAACCTCTTGATGTTTATAAGCTGATACAAAAATCCAAAGAAAATGGGTAG
- a CDS encoding lytic transglycosylase domain-containing protein: MTVTIRSKKNRGFKRRLLLLVLLVLIWFSHKEIGKLWYPFKYQELIYHYAEVNHLDPLLVAAVIKTESNFNPRATSPKGARGLMQIMPDTANWISQQIGSGPLKSENLLYPETSISLGTWYLSDLFSEFKNDPVLVIAAYNAGRGNVTHWLNEQHWTGERKTIDQIPFMETRQYIRRVLWNQKVYHYLYGME; the protein is encoded by the coding sequence ATGACAGTGACTATTCGAAGCAAAAAAAATAGAGGCTTTAAAAGAAGGCTCCTGCTTCTGGTTTTGCTAGTACTAATCTGGTTCAGCCATAAAGAAATCGGGAAGTTATGGTACCCCTTTAAGTACCAGGAGTTAATTTATCATTATGCCGAAGTTAACCACCTAGACCCTTTGCTGGTGGCAGCGGTTATTAAAACCGAAAGCAATTTTAATCCCAGAGCCACGTCCCCCAAGGGGGCCCGGGGCCTCATGCAAATTATGCCAGACACCGCCAATTGGATATCCCAACAAATTGGCAGCGGTCCCCTGAAGTCAGAAAACCTACTCTATCCGGAAACCAGTATCAGTTTAGGCACTTGGTACTTATCGGATCTATTTTCCGAATTTAAAAATGATCCAGTTTTGGTGATTGCTGCCTATAATGCCGGGCGCGGCAATGTTACTCATTGGTTAAACGAGCAACACTGGACCGGAGAAAGAAAAACCATTGATCAGATTCCCTTTATGGAAACCAGACAGTATATCCGGCGAGTCCTTTGGAACCAGAAAGTTTATCATTACCTTTACGGTATGGAGTAA
- a CDS encoding glycosyltransferase family 2 protein: MVNTITADTLLHGIGYFTFLYPVTMSIIWVIGGLYFWWYRERKARTNNWPEVWPPVTILIPCHNEEISIATTCHALSKVNYPDLRVVFIDDASTDNTAQIIREWLRQEVPSFHLLRLTTNQGKAKALNCGLQVAVHTPITVVIDADTLITPDTLKWLIAPFIRQPRLGAVSGNPLVGNRENLLENLQTAEFASILGLIKRSQRSLGRMLTVSGCITAFCTDTLRQLGGFSSRSATEDIDITWAIQRNFYEVWFEPRAIAYIQVPKTIKEFWHQRCRWALGGWHLLRSHWDIFTHWRWRRLWPVYLDFVISYLWSFCLVIGTLLWLVTYLIPSKPAIGLTPIPAWYGSVISFVCLVQFGAALLANHRHDHKMYQSFFWIPWYPIFFFCIGALTVVWTSCRGLFGDLVTVGKWKSPARSSMQGSLDE; this comes from the coding sequence ATGGTTAACACCATAACAGCAGATACACTTTTACACGGGATTGGTTATTTTACTTTTCTTTACCCTGTGACCATGAGTATCATTTGGGTCATTGGCGGTTTATATTTTTGGTGGTACCGAGAGAGAAAGGCGCGAACCAACAACTGGCCCGAGGTCTGGCCCCCCGTAACCATTTTGATTCCCTGCCATAACGAGGAAATCAGCATTGCAACTACTTGCCATGCTTTAAGCAAAGTTAATTACCCAGACCTGAGAGTGGTCTTTATTGATGATGCTTCCACCGACAACACGGCACAGATCATCCGGGAATGGCTTAGGCAAGAAGTTCCTTCTTTTCACCTATTACGGTTGACGACTAATCAGGGTAAGGCAAAGGCTTTAAACTGCGGCCTGCAAGTGGCCGTACATACACCCATAACGGTTGTTATAGACGCTGATACTTTGATTACCCCCGATACCTTAAAATGGTTGATAGCCCCTTTTATCCGCCAACCTCGTCTGGGTGCTGTCTCCGGAAATCCCCTGGTGGGAAATCGAGAAAATCTGCTAGAAAATTTACAAACCGCGGAATTTGCTTCAATTCTAGGATTAATTAAGCGTTCTCAACGATCTCTGGGGCGGATGCTTACGGTATCTGGCTGTATTACTGCCTTTTGTACCGATACCCTGAGGCAATTAGGTGGTTTCTCCTCCCGATCTGCCACAGAGGACATCGACATTACCTGGGCTATTCAGCGAAACTTTTATGAGGTATGGTTTGAACCAAGAGCAATAGCATATATTCAGGTACCCAAGACCATAAAGGAATTTTGGCACCAGAGGTGCCGTTGGGCCTTAGGAGGCTGGCACCTATTACGGAGCCATTGGGACATCTTTACCCACTGGCGGTGGCGCAGACTTTGGCCTGTTTATTTAGATTTTGTCATTAGTTATCTTTGGTCCTTTTGCTTGGTGATAGGAACTCTCCTATGGTTAGTTACCTATTTGATTCCTAGCAAACCTGCCATTGGCTTAACACCCATCCCAGCATGGTACGGTTCTGTAATTAGTTTTGTTTGCCTGGTCCAATTCGGAGCAGCCCTATTAGCTAATCATCGCCATGATCACAAAATGTATCAAAGTTTTTTCTGGATTCCCTGGTATCCTATCTTTTTCTTTTGCATAGGGGCTCTAACAGTAGTATGGACAAGCTGTCGGGGCCTTTTCGGTGATCTGGTTACCGTTGGCAAATGGAAGAGTCCGGCCAGAAGTTCTATGCAGGGTTCGTTGGACGAGTAA
- the map gene encoding type I methionyl aminopeptidase, with translation MIIIKSPQEIQIMREAGKMVAECHAILAERVKPGVTTGELDQIIEKHIRKLGGVPSFKGHMGFPATICVAINDVICHGFPGPRELRAGEVVTIDIGALYKGYHADSAWSYAVGEVSPEIQQLMKVTKECLYRGIAMARPGNRTGDIGNAIQTYAESFHYGVVREFCGHGVGRSLWEAPEIPHYGRPNRGPSLQAGITIAIEPMITLGAWKAKLDRDGWTARTVDGSICVQYEHTLAVTEDEPIIITTL, from the coding sequence GTGATTATTATTAAATCACCCCAGGAGATTCAAATTATGAGGGAGGCAGGAAAGATGGTTGCCGAGTGTCACGCCATTCTTGCCGAACGAGTAAAGCCTGGCGTGACCACAGGTGAACTGGATCAAATTATTGAAAAGCATATACGAAAACTCGGGGGAGTACCCAGCTTTAAAGGGCACATGGGTTTTCCAGCCACCATCTGCGTGGCTATCAATGATGTAATTTGCCATGGATTCCCGGGTCCCAGGGAACTTAGGGCTGGTGAAGTTGTCACAATAGATATAGGTGCTTTGTATAAAGGTTATCATGCGGATTCTGCCTGGAGCTACGCCGTTGGGGAGGTTTCCCCAGAGATCCAGCAGCTAATGAAGGTAACCAAGGAATGCTTGTATCGGGGCATTGCTATGGCTCGTCCGGGCAACCGGACCGGGGATATCGGCAATGCCATACAGACCTATGCGGAAAGCTTCCATTACGGTGTTGTAAGGGAATTTTGTGGCCACGGTGTGGGGCGGAGTTTGTGGGAGGCACCTGAAATACCTCACTATGGCAGACCCAACAGAGGCCCATCGTTGCAAGCCGGCATTACTATAGCCATTGAACCAATGATTACCCTTGGAGCTTGGAAAGCTAAATTGGACCGGGACGGCTGGACAGCCCGGACGGTGGATGGTTCTATCTGTGTTCAATATGAGCACACTTTGGCTGTTACCGAGGACGAACCGATTATTATAACTACTTTATAG